In Anaerolineales bacterium, the following proteins share a genomic window:
- a CDS encoding sortase — MNNSFKRLFFRAVTLITALVLLMSLLGLETHTALALTTTVGDATPGAIPDPSVGLSCTTSITRTFNVATSLIVSDVNVGINVSHPRRSDVRVTLTSPSGTSVVLISGGGLGSPVIASPDDYDNYDVLLDDSSINSLYDNDDDLVAAPFYDRDSRPFEALSAFKGEDAQGVWTLSVCDTRNGQNGTYNQSEMTITSANPNTVTGVVFTDYNDSGTREQNDTGLPGVVVTAYDATGNQVAQTTTAADGSYTFNGIADGTQLRVEFSNVPADLRPGAFGRDSGTTVQFVTSPAAGVDLGLAKPDEYCQNNPWLISPCYINGDPLAAGSTSAGQGVLVSFPYDAYGREDTTIENTLATGAQIGATWGLGIQRSTGTLFAGALAKRHAGLGPGGPGAIYSVQINPATGNALAPASLFLNMAIFGIPTEGVPLGTNAARGLSIVASDPNTDPNGWDAVGKVAIGDIDMGSDDASLWVMNLANQTLYRINVGNPATPPTSINDFSAFPVSLPGNATACNVNDVRPWAVEIHQGNVYIGVVCSAESTQNVNDLRAYILSVPETAAPSTSFSLVAEFSLNYPRGFASNPAVYGGPPGYSAAWRPWSPIMTALCHSPCTSAADLPFSKQIIYPQPILSDIEFDTNGDMIIGLMDRLGHQTGNMNLATSDPWDEPTVPGVGATLYNDQTNYTRVDNVNVVPTGELFEGVSAGDTLRLCGSGGGYVLESNASCGGITTGGAGSVPAQGPGGGEYYWQDMFVDGFGGSTDPNAGTHHEITLGGLLLIPGSNEVAVSIFDPFDIREGGVAWFNNLTGTRSRAYEVFNRDAGGGATTFGKAAGLGDIEGFCFTAPIEIGNRVWLDADNDGIQDADELPIAGVTVELYDQSGNLIATAVTDATGAYFFSSGPGVSTGNHIYLIDDLNPNSQYEIRIPTNQAALAGLTLTVNDANANGEDQRDSDGVQVGLNAVVPITTGNPGDNNHTYDFGFAGSYSLGNCVWLDDGTGGGIADNGVQDGGEVGIANVVVNLYRDTDNDGIPDGGILATTTTDANGYYRFDNLNAGGYIVEIAASNFNTGNPLFSLASSSVDETNPNVDIDVTDNGIGTTPDLVNGIRSGTVQLGPPGPAEPLNEDAPNGQGAPDANANMTVDFGFVPSYSIGNRVWFDTDNDSARDNGVEVGSPNVTVQLYALDALGNPTLVATTTTDANGYYRFDGLPAGDYQVVLPASNFAASGALEGYWSSGTTIDNTGNLLEPTASLANTDIDDDDNGTLQNAGTFAGAVVSSVATLGPGLTEPTLEADAPLGQGAIDQRANMTVDFGFYRLELGNLVFEDVNNNGTFDAGDVPLQGVTVQLFAADGTTEINVGPDGILGTTDDASGGMLTDVNGNYMFSGLPQGSYIVVVTGPTGYTSTIDTFDAADSANPDTNRDDNDNGIGTGAGITTSAIITLTPGSAGALNNNTVNQNNGTTTNPTMDFGFVQANNGIIKTITPSIATIGELVTYQVVVTIPPSVPGTYDNAQVVDTMDRGLALFDCVSVTPSAGTLTTSLAPGDFSTICANNVTTNDTGTGLPEDIDRQVIFSLGNIVNTGQTDATLTITYRAIVLDIPANRGAATQTVLNNSAVFTWNNGSLGPVSRQVTLIEPDLQIVKSSNATFVATGTPVDFTLTISHTANSRADAFDVLVTDALPAELDFVTGTLDCNAGAYPATTCVYDIPTRTISATWATYPRLPAADLVIRFTVTGNALLAPNQTITNVAAVQWTSEPGDQSVPDSFSNPPNSFATERFYDPTSPNPINTIYGDSDALQLNPVTGGGGGGGGSGSGTTTTGAGLQILDTGFAPNVVTPLDAASKPSYNSSSLVLEIPVIRVRSNIAGVQLKDGGWDLSWLQDQAGWLEGTAYPTWSGNSVISAHVVNADGKPGLFARLKYVKAGDYIFVHNSGYVYTYKIVSNVYAAPDDISVLNHEDQSVITLVTCDTYDAKTKSYLRRVVVRAVLVNILPDR, encoded by the coding sequence ATGAACAATTCTTTCAAGCGTTTGTTCTTCAGGGCGGTGACACTTATTACCGCCCTAGTTCTTTTAATGAGCCTGCTTGGCTTGGAGACGCATACAGCGCTCGCGCTGACCACCACAGTAGGCGATGCTACCCCTGGCGCGATACCCGATCCGTCCGTTGGGTTAAGTTGTACAACCTCTATCACGCGCACGTTTAATGTAGCGACTAGCCTGATCGTTTCAGATGTCAATGTTGGGATCAACGTTTCTCACCCGCGCCGGAGCGACGTACGGGTTACGTTGACATCCCCAAGTGGAACATCCGTTGTGCTAATTTCAGGCGGCGGTCTCGGCTCACCCGTCATAGCCAGTCCAGATGATTATGATAATTATGACGTTTTGCTCGATGATTCGAGTATCAATTCCCTTTACGATAACGATGACGACCTGGTAGCCGCCCCATTCTACGATCGGGATTCTAGGCCTTTCGAAGCATTAAGCGCTTTCAAAGGCGAGGATGCGCAGGGAGTATGGACACTATCTGTTTGCGACACGCGTAACGGTCAAAATGGAACGTATAACCAGTCGGAAATGACCATTACCAGCGCGAACCCGAACACGGTCACCGGGGTGGTCTTTACCGACTATAACGATAGCGGTACCCGAGAACAAAACGATACAGGCCTGCCGGGCGTTGTTGTAACCGCCTATGATGCTACGGGCAATCAAGTGGCGCAAACTACAACGGCGGCTGACGGTTCTTATACATTTAATGGCATTGCAGACGGCACACAGTTGCGCGTTGAATTTTCAAATGTTCCTGCCGATTTGCGCCCCGGCGCGTTCGGAAGAGACTCGGGTACCACGGTCCAATTTGTTACCAGTCCCGCCGCAGGTGTGGACTTGGGGTTGGCAAAGCCAGATGAGTATTGCCAGAACAACCCTTGGCTGATTTCGCCATGCTATATAAACGGTGATCCGTTAGCCGCTGGAAGCACCTCCGCAGGGCAAGGCGTGCTAGTATCCTTTCCTTATGATGCGTATGGTCGAGAGGATACCACCATCGAAAATACGCTTGCCACAGGCGCGCAGATTGGGGCAACGTGGGGATTGGGAATTCAACGTTCTACCGGAACGCTTTTTGCTGGCGCGTTGGCAAAGCGTCACGCCGGTTTAGGTCCCGGAGGACCCGGTGCGATCTATTCCGTTCAAATTAACCCAGCCACTGGGAATGCGCTAGCGCCTGCATCGCTCTTCCTGAACATGGCGATTTTTGGTATTCCAACGGAAGGTGTCCCTCTGGGAACGAATGCTGCACGGGGACTCTCCATTGTTGCATCGGATCCTAATACCGACCCCAATGGATGGGATGCAGTCGGTAAGGTTGCCATCGGCGATATTGACATGGGGTCGGACGACGCGTCCTTGTGGGTGATGAATCTTGCCAACCAGACGTTATATCGAATTAATGTTGGCAACCCTGCGACGCCTCCAACCAGTATTAATGATTTTTCAGCGTTTCCGGTCAGCTTGCCGGGGAACGCTACCGCATGTAACGTCAATGATGTTCGTCCATGGGCGGTTGAGATTCATCAAGGAAATGTGTATATCGGCGTTGTATGTTCGGCGGAGAGCACGCAGAACGTAAACGATCTGCGCGCCTACATTCTCAGTGTCCCCGAAACAGCAGCGCCGTCGACAAGTTTCTCGTTGGTTGCCGAGTTTTCATTGAATTATCCTCGAGGCTTTGCGAGCAACCCGGCAGTGTATGGCGGTCCTCCGGGGTATTCAGCCGCTTGGCGTCCGTGGTCGCCGATCATGACCGCGCTTTGTCATTCGCCTTGCACCAGTGCGGCTGATCTCCCGTTCAGCAAACAGATCATTTATCCACAGCCGATTCTTTCGGATATTGAGTTTGATACCAATGGCGATATGATCATTGGTTTGATGGATCGCTTAGGGCACCAAACCGGTAACATGAATCTGGCTACTTCTGACCCGTGGGATGAGCCGACGGTTCCCGGCGTTGGCGCGACCTTATATAACGATCAGACAAATTATACGCGCGTGGATAATGTCAATGTTGTTCCGACTGGTGAGTTGTTTGAGGGGGTCTCGGCAGGCGATACGCTTCGGTTGTGCGGCAGCGGCGGAGGCTATGTTCTTGAAAGTAACGCATCCTGCGGCGGCATTACCACCGGAGGCGCAGGGAGCGTTCCTGCTCAAGGGCCGGGCGGCGGCGAATACTATTGGCAGGATATGTTCGTTGACGGGTTTGGAGGTTCAACAGACCCGAACGCGGGTACGCATCATGAAATTACCCTTGGCGGATTATTACTGATACCCGGTAGCAATGAAGTTGCCGTTTCGATCTTCGATCCGTTTGACATTCGCGAAGGCGGTGTCGCATGGTTCAACAATCTCACAGGTACTCGCTCGCGGGCGTATGAAGTGTTCAACAGGGATGCCGGCGGCGGCGCCACAACCTTCGGCAAAGCCGCAGGCTTGGGAGATATCGAAGGTTTCTGCTTTACGGCTCCTATCGAGATCGGTAATCGCGTCTGGCTCGACGCGGATAATGACGGCATACAAGACGCTGACGAACTTCCCATCGCGGGTGTGACAGTCGAATTGTATGATCAGAGCGGAAATCTGATCGCAACTGCCGTCACCGACGCGACCGGCGCCTACTTCTTTAGCTCCGGCCCGGGCGTCTCGACAGGTAATCATATTTACCTGATTGACGACTTGAATCCAAATTCACAATACGAGATTCGGATACCGACCAACCAAGCGGCATTGGCTGGGTTGACGCTGACCGTCAACGATGCGAATGCAAATGGTGAAGACCAACGCGACTCGGATGGAGTACAGGTTGGGCTCAACGCTGTGGTGCCCATTACCACCGGCAACCCCGGCGACAACAACCATACCTACGATTTCGGCTTCGCCGGCTCATACAGCCTCGGCAACTGTGTCTGGCTGGATGATGGAACCGGAGGCGGAATTGCCGATAATGGCGTGCAGGATGGCGGCGAAGTCGGCATCGCAAATGTAGTAGTGAACCTCTACAGGGATACGGACAACGACGGCATACCCGACGGCGGCATCCTAGCCACCACCACAACAGACGCGAACGGCTACTACCGTTTCGACAACCTGAACGCTGGCGGCTACATTGTCGAGATTGCCGCATCCAACTTCAACACCGGCAACCCCTTGTTTAGCCTTGCCAGCAGTTCCGTAGATGAAACCAACCCGAATGTGGATATTGACGTTACCGATAACGGCATTGGCACAACGCCCGATTTGGTTAATGGCATTCGCAGCGGCACGGTTCAACTTGGTCCGCCAGGACCTGCCGAACCGCTCAACGAGGATGCACCCAATGGACAAGGCGCGCCCGACGCCAACGCCAACATGACCGTTGATTTCGGCTTCGTGCCATCTTATAGCATCGGCAACCGTGTCTGGTTCGATACCGACAATGACAGCGCGCGTGACAACGGAGTTGAAGTCGGATCCCCGAACGTCACTGTCCAGTTGTATGCGCTGGACGCGCTCGGAAACCCGACGCTAGTCGCAACTACAACGACCGACGCGAATGGCTACTATCGGTTCGATGGACTGCCTGCTGGTGATTATCAAGTTGTCTTACCGGCGAGCAATTTCGCGGCTAGCGGCGCGCTTGAAGGGTACTGGAGCAGCGGCACAACCATTGACAACACGGGCAACCTGCTAGAGCCTACCGCCTCGCTTGCAAATACCGATATTGACGATGACGACAACGGCACGCTTCAAAACGCAGGGACGTTTGCTGGCGCCGTAGTCAGCAGTGTTGCTACCTTGGGACCCGGACTCACCGAACCAACGCTCGAAGCGGACGCGCCTTTGGGGCAAGGCGCCATTGATCAACGCGCCAACATGACCGTTGACTTCGGTTTCTACCGCCTTGAATTGGGCAATCTTGTCTTCGAAGATGTAAACAACAACGGCACATTCGACGCGGGCGATGTTCCTCTTCAAGGTGTAACGGTTCAATTGTTCGCGGCAGACGGAACAACTGAAATCAACGTGGGTCCTGATGGCATCCTTGGAACCACCGATGACGCGTCCGGCGGAATGCTAACTGACGTAAATGGAAACTATATGTTCAGCGGACTTCCGCAAGGTAGTTACATCGTTGTGGTGACCGGTCCCACCGGATATACCAGCACGATTGATACATTCGACGCAGCCGATAGCGCCAACCCTGATACCAACCGTGACGATAACGATAATGGTATTGGGACCGGCGCGGGGATTACGACAAGCGCGATCATCACGCTCACCCCAGGCAGCGCCGGTGCCTTGAACAACAACACGGTCAATCAAAATAATGGAACCACTACTAACCCCACCATGGACTTTGGCTTCGTTCAGGCGAACAACGGAATTATCAAGACCATTACGCCTTCCATCGCCACCATTGGTGAATTGGTAACCTATCAGGTTGTAGTAACTATTCCGCCGTCTGTGCCGGGAACGTACGATAACGCCCAAGTAGTGGATACGATGGATCGCGGTCTTGCGCTCTTCGATTGCGTGAGCGTTACCCCCTCCGCAGGGACATTAACGACCAGCCTTGCGCCGGGCGATTTCAGTACTATCTGCGCCAACAACGTAACAACCAACGATACCGGAACGGGCTTGCCCGAAGATATAGATCGTCAAGTCATATTCTCGCTTGGCAACATTGTCAATACCGGTCAAACCGACGCCACTCTGACCATTACCTACCGCGCTATTGTTCTCGATATCCCGGCGAATCGCGGCGCGGCAACTCAAACAGTATTAAATAATAGCGCCGTGTTTACATGGAATAACGGCAGCCTTGGACCCGTTTCGCGACAAGTCACATTGATCGAACCTGACCTTCAGATCGTGAAATCCTCTAACGCGACTTTCGTTGCTACCGGCACGCCTGTTGATTTCACGCTTACGATTTCTCACACGGCAAACAGCCGCGCCGACGCATTCGATGTGTTGGTGACAGATGCCTTGCCGGCTGAACTCGATTTCGTAACCGGAACGTTGGATTGTAACGCCGGCGCATATCCCGCGACCACCTGTGTGTACGATATCCCAACGCGAACGATCAGCGCTACATGGGCGACGTATCCGCGTTTGCCCGCCGCCGATTTGGTCATTCGTTTTACGGTTACGGGTAACGCGCTCCTTGCTCCGAATCAGACGATCACCAATGTGGCGGCTGTTCAATGGACAAGCGAACCGGGCGATCAAAGCGTACCGGATTCTTTCTCCAATCCGCCGAATTCTTTTGCAACAGAAAGATTTTACGATCCCACCAGCCCCAACCCGATCAACACGATCTACGGCGATAGTGACGCGCTTCAGTTGAACCCGGTCACTGGCGGCGGAGGAGGTGGGGGTGGGTCCGGGTCCGGAACAACAACTACCGGCGCAGGCTTGCAAATCTTAGACACCGGCTTTGCTCCTAATGTTGTCACCCCGCTGGATGCGGCATCGAAACCGTCCTACAATTCGTCTAGCCTTGTGCTTGAGATTCCCGTCATTCGAGTTAGATCCAATATCGCGGGCGTGCAGTTAAAGGATGGGGGGTGGGACCTCTCGTGGTTACAGGATCAAGCCGGATGGTTGGAAGGAACCGCTTATCCCACTTGGAGCGGAAACAGCGTCATCAGCGCACACGTCGTCAACGCGGATGGGAAGCCGGGTCTGTTTGCCCGCCTGAAGTATGTGAAAGCTGGCGATTACATCTTTGTCCATAATTCAGGCTATGTGTATACGTATAAGATCGTCTCGAATGTCTATGCTGCGCCGGATGATATTAGTGTGCTGAATCACGAAGACCAATCGGTCATCACTTTAGTAACCTGCGACACCTACGATGCCAAAACAAAATCATACCTACGGCGGGTGGTCGTAAGGGCGGTTCTTGTGAATATCTTGCCAGACCGCTAA
- a CDS encoding ATP-binding protein, with the protein MLPDLRVRQRDYLLEISRALTQELNLEKLLEWILRLSTEILAGQAGIIALKERDGWRVAAAHGIAPAFLSYLSPLLADENVRELDVIELNRMLKELTYTASMGLLNGTALALVAHKQVIGVIFIFRNYESGFTLNDRVILQSFADQAAIAVYNAQLYGQVSYEKQRLDALLDSAADGIIILNADLTIERVNDAFERIYGKTHDELVNTPHDEVIRWAGEPQGSTLNEAIANGWPLTPNATLYVEGDLERELPPALPVGVTYAPLISPEGKLRNIIVSVRDITHFRTADELKATFISIVSHELRTPVALIKGYASTLRRDDAKWDKRTISDSLAVIEEEADRLSKMVDDLLDASRLQAGGLSLNRADVSLPTLASRIAERFTTQTKNHTIVTDFPEKFPVVVADETRIEQVISNLVSNSIKYSAKGEIKISGTVRSEQVIVCVSDEGAGIDAKDLPHIFDRFYRSTKAVKQTKGAGLGLYLARAIVEAHGGRIWADPKPDAGARICFSLPR; encoded by the coding sequence ATGCTTCCCGACCTGCGCGTGCGACAGCGCGATTACCTGCTCGAGATCTCCCGCGCCCTCACGCAGGAACTCAACCTCGAAAAACTCCTCGAGTGGATTCTGCGCCTCTCGACGGAAATCCTCGCGGGACAGGCTGGCATCATCGCCCTCAAAGAACGGGATGGCTGGCGCGTCGCTGCCGCCCATGGAATTGCCCCAGCTTTCCTCAGCTACCTCTCCCCTCTGCTGGCGGACGAAAACGTCCGCGAACTGGACGTGATCGAACTTAACCGCATGTTGAAGGAATTGACCTACACCGCGAGCATGGGATTGCTCAACGGCACCGCGTTAGCGCTCGTGGCGCACAAACAAGTCATTGGCGTTATTTTTATTTTTAGGAACTACGAAAGCGGATTCACCCTCAACGACCGCGTGATTCTTCAATCCTTTGCGGATCAAGCCGCGATCGCTGTGTATAACGCCCAACTCTATGGACAGGTCTCGTACGAAAAACAACGCCTCGACGCGCTCCTCGACTCCGCCGCCGACGGCATCATCATCCTCAACGCGGATTTGACCATCGAACGCGTCAACGACGCGTTCGAACGCATCTACGGCAAGACGCACGATGAATTGGTAAACACGCCGCACGATGAGGTGATTCGCTGGGCGGGCGAACCGCAGGGATCAACATTAAATGAGGCGATAGCAAACGGCTGGCCCCTCACCCCGAACGCGACCTTGTACGTAGAAGGCGACCTCGAACGTGAATTGCCGCCAGCATTGCCTGTCGGTGTTACCTATGCCCCATTGATTTCACCCGAAGGAAAGTTGCGCAACATCATTGTCAGCGTGCGCGACATTACACACTTCAGAACGGCGGACGAACTCAAGGCAACTTTTATTTCCATCGTCAGCCACGAACTGCGGACGCCCGTCGCGCTCATCAAAGGATATGCGTCCACGTTGCGGCGCGACGACGCCAAATGGGACAAGCGCACGATCAGCGATTCGCTCGCGGTGATCGAAGAGGAAGCGGATCGCCTGAGCAAAATGGTGGATGATCTACTCGACGCGTCGCGGTTGCAGGCTGGCGGATTGAGCCTCAATCGAGCGGACGTGTCGCTCCCGACGTTGGCGAGTCGCATCGCCGAACGGTTTACCACACAGACAAAAAATCACACCATCGTCACCGACTTCCCTGAAAAATTCCCAGTGGTGGTTGCGGACGAGACGCGCATCGAGCAAGTTATCTCCAATCTTGTTTCCAATTCAATCAAGTACTCAGCAAAGGGTGAGATCAAGATCAGCGGAACAGTGAGATCTGAGCAGGTGATCGTCTGTGTTTCGGATGAGGGCGCGGGCATTGATGCGAAAGATCTGCCGCACATCTTCGACCGTTTTTATCGCTCGACGAAAGCCGTCAAGCAAACGAAAGGCGCGGGGCTGGGGCTTTATCTGGCGCGGGCGATCGTCGAGGCGCATGGCGGGAGGATTTGGGCGGACCCCAAACCCGACGCGGGGGCGAGGATTTGTTTTTCGTTGCCGAGGTGA
- the pepF gene encoding oligoendopeptidase F — MANTIPPRSKINKKFTWNAESVFKSVKDWEAEAGAILAELPAVKKYEGRLGESADVLLEGMHAVEALAVRTYKLFMYAGFSNAVDTTNQKSAALFGKAQGVAGQVSGALSFVNPELIQIGKAKLDEWIKGNEKLAVYRHSFDDLFRQQAHVRSGEVEELLGMVGDPFSGAQNSSNMLVNADFKFAPAKDSKGKKVDVTQGTIHTSLMGNPDRKLRQSAFESYMDKHLEFKNTLAANLSTSIKNNVFNMRARKFETTLQASLFGLNIPESVFHNLINTFKSKLPVWHRYFEIKRKALGLRDITYYDMWAPIVKKKTKVPFKQAVDLISESLAPLGKDYVDVLRRGCLQDRWVDIYPNKGKQNGAFSWGVAPDTHPFIMMSYTDEVGSMSTLAHELGHSMHSYLTGQNQPRVYNNYSLFVAEVASNFNQAMMRGHLLKTIKDKNFLIALIEEAVSGNFFRYFFQMPTLARFELETHQRAERGEALTADSLQTLMADLFTEGFGPKVKVDRPRVGMVWSTFSHLFADYYVYSYATGISGAHALAGRILRGEPNAAEDYLGFLKSGSSLYPLEVLKRAGVDLSAPKPVEETFAVMESYIDRLEELVG; from the coding sequence ATGGCAAATACAATCCCACCTCGAAGCAAGATCAATAAAAAATTTACGTGGAATGCGGAGAGCGTTTTTAAGTCCGTGAAAGATTGGGAGGCAGAGGCTGGAGCGATTCTGGCGGAACTGCCTGCCGTGAAAAAATATGAGGGCAGGCTCGGCGAAAGCGCGGACGTGTTGCTCGAGGGGATGCATGCGGTGGAAGCGCTGGCGGTCCGCACGTATAAGTTGTTTATGTACGCGGGGTTTTCGAACGCGGTGGATACGACGAACCAAAAATCTGCCGCGTTGTTCGGCAAAGCGCAAGGCGTGGCGGGACAGGTCTCTGGCGCGCTGTCGTTCGTGAACCCTGAGTTGATTCAAATTGGAAAAGCCAAGCTCGACGAGTGGATTAAGGGCAACGAAAAATTGGCTGTGTACCGCCACAGTTTCGACGATCTGTTTCGTCAACAAGCGCACGTGCGTTCGGGCGAAGTGGAAGAGTTGCTCGGCATGGTCGGCGACCCGTTCAGCGGCGCGCAAAATAGCTCGAACATGTTGGTGAATGCGGACTTTAAGTTTGCGCCAGCAAAAGACAGCAAAGGCAAAAAAGTGGACGTGACACAAGGCACCATACACACGTCGCTCATGGGCAACCCCGACCGCAAGTTGCGGCAGAGCGCGTTCGAGAGTTACATGGACAAACATCTCGAATTCAAGAATACGCTTGCGGCAAATCTTTCGACCTCCATCAAGAACAACGTCTTCAACATGCGAGCGCGCAAGTTCGAGACGACCTTGCAAGCCTCGTTGTTTGGGCTCAATATCCCTGAGAGCGTGTTCCATAATTTGATCAACACGTTCAAGAGCAAACTGCCTGTGTGGCACAGATATTTCGAGATCAAGCGCAAGGCGCTGGGTCTGCGCGACATCACGTATTACGACATGTGGGCGCCGATCGTCAAGAAAAAGACAAAAGTTCCGTTCAAGCAGGCGGTGGATTTGATCTCGGAAAGCCTTGCGCCGCTCGGCAAAGATTACGTGGACGTGTTGCGCCGCGGCTGTCTGCAAGACCGCTGGGTAGATATTTACCCGAACAAAGGCAAACAGAACGGCGCGTTCTCGTGGGGCGTCGCGCCCGACACGCATCCCTTCATTATGATGTCGTACACCGACGAAGTGGGAAGCATGAGCACGCTGGCGCACGAACTCGGTCACTCGATGCACTCGTACCTCACGGGTCAGAACCAGCCGCGCGTGTACAACAATTACTCGTTGTTCGTGGCGGAGGTCGCTTCGAATTTCAACCAGGCGATGATGCGCGGTCATTTGCTCAAAACGATCAAGGACAAGAATTTCCTCATCGCATTGATCGAAGAAGCCGTGAGCGGAAACTTCTTCCGCTATTTCTTCCAGATGCCGACTCTCGCCCGCTTCGAATTGGAGACGCATCAACGCGCCGAACGCGGCGAAGCCCTCACCGCCGACTCGCTTCAAACGCTGATGGCGGATTTGTTCACCGAAGGATTCGGTCCCAAAGTGAAAGTGGATCGCCCGCGCGTCGGGATGGTCTGGTCCACCTTCTCGCATCTTTTCGCGGACTATTATGTCTACTCGTACGCCACAGGCATTTCTGGCGCCCACGCCCTCGCGGGACGAATCCTACGCGGCGAACCCAACGCGGCGGAGGATTATCTCGGCTTCCTCAAATCTGGCTCCTCGTTGTATCCGCTGGAGGTGTTGAAGCGCGCAGGCGTTGACCTCTCGGCGCCCAAGCCTGTCGAGGAGACGTTTGCCGTGATGGAGAGTTATATTGATCGGTTGGAGGAGTTGGTTGGTTAG
- a CDS encoding CpXC domain-containing protein has product MPQTQIACPNCRQMIAANVEQLFDVTQDPQAKQRLLGGVSNMARCPHCGFQGRLATPIVYHDNEKELLLTFFPPELNVPLNEQEKIIGPLIKKVTDSLPAEKRKGYLLNPSPNLTYESMIKVILGKDGITPEMLKAQQDRVQIVERLIQASSADVRSEIIKQNTALFDEQFFALFSRLAQGALQSGQDSIGKQLAEVQRQLLEETEFGRGLKESVGELETAQKSLQEAGQGLTREKLLEMVVASPNDARLRGYVSLARQGMDYQFFQLLTEKIDKSSGDEKARLEAIREKLLDYTNEMDKQIEARYKQAQEFVESLLNQDDVAKAVRDNIDGFTQDSVDLVNQMLRQASEKNDYARMGKLQKMVEVLREVSTPPEVAFVEQLLDVPDEASVEKMLEANKAMINDQFMQALIGLVAQVDQAAEQGNPEAKALSEKINSIYKIALKFSMKQNM; this is encoded by the coding sequence ATGCCTCAAACACAAATCGCCTGCCCGAACTGCCGCCAGATGATCGCGGCGAATGTTGAACAACTCTTTGACGTGACGCAAGACCCGCAAGCCAAGCAGAGACTGCTCGGCGGCGTGTCGAACATGGCGCGCTGTCCCCATTGTGGGTTTCAGGGACGACTCGCCACGCCGATCGTCTATCACGACAATGAGAAAGAATTGCTCCTCACCTTCTTCCCGCCTGAGTTGAACGTGCCGCTGAACGAACAGGAGAAGATCATCGGTCCGCTCATCAAGAAAGTGACAGATTCGCTTCCCGCTGAAAAGCGGAAAGGGTATCTGCTCAACCCCTCCCCCAACCTGACGTACGAGTCCATGATCAAAGTCATTCTCGGCAAGGACGGTATCACGCCTGAGATGCTCAAAGCGCAACAAGACCGAGTGCAGATCGTCGAGCGACTTATCCAAGCCAGTTCAGCCGACGTGCGGAGCGAGATCATCAAGCAGAACACCGCCCTGTTCGATGAACAATTCTTTGCGCTGTTCAGCCGTCTCGCGCAAGGCGCATTGCAAAGCGGACAAGATTCGATTGGCAAGCAACTCGCCGAAGTGCAACGTCAACTGCTCGAAGAGACCGAGTTCGGTCGCGGACTGAAAGAGTCGGTTGGGGAATTGGAGACAGCTCAAAAGTCCCTGCAAGAAGCGGGGCAGGGTCTGACGCGCGAGAAACTGCTGGAGATGGTCGTCGCCTCGCCGAACGATGCGCGTCTGCGCGGCTACGTCAGCTTGGCGCGGCAGGGCATGGATTATCAATTCTTCCAACTGCTCACCGAAAAGATCGACAAATCCAGCGGCGATGAAAAGGCGCGGCTTGAGGCGATCCGTGAGAAGTTGCTCGATTACACCAACGAAATGGATAAGCAGATCGAAGCGCGCTACAAACAGGCGCAGGAGTTTGTCGAGTCGCTTCTCAATCAGGACGACGTGGCGAAAGCCGTGCGCGACAACATCGACGGCTTCACTCAGGATTCGGTTGACTTGGTGAACCAGATGCTGAGGCAGGCTTCGGAGAAAAACGATTACGCGCGCATGGGCAAACTACAAAAGATGGTGGAAGTGTTGCGTGAAGTCTCCACGCCGCCCGAGGTTGCGTTTGTCGAACAATTGCTCGACGTCCCCGATGAAGCGTCCGTTGAAAAAATGCTGGAAGCGAACAAAGCGATGATCAACGATCAGTTCATGCAAGCGCTGATCGGATTGGTCGCGCAAGTGGACCAAGCCGCCGAGCAAGGCAACCCCGAAGCGAAAGCGTTGAGCGAGAAGATCAACTCGATTTATAAAATCGCTTTAAAGTTTTCAATGAAGCAGAATATGTAA
- a CDS encoding DUF3597 domain-containing protein, producing MSFFSKILGKLGIGKKEEDKPQFAGMAKPAGVVKGSAPAPAAAKPAGAPGAMARHEYAKDDDASPAPAAMAMVDVVAKLEGLAQANPAKLNWKVSIVDLLKLLDLESSFEARKELATELGCPADLMGDSAKMNTWLHKEVLRKIAANGGNIPKELLD from the coding sequence ATGAGTTTCTTCTCAAAAATCCTCGGTAAGCTTGGTATCGGCAAGAAAGAGGAAGACAAACCGCAATTCGCTGGCATGGCGAAACCTGCCGGTGTTGTCAAAGGTAGCGCGCCTGCGCCGGCCGCCGCTAAACCAGCTGGCGCCCCCGGCGCAATGGCTCGTCATGAATATGCCAAGGATGATGACGCTTCGCCGGCCCCCGCCGCCATGGCAATGGTGGATGTCGTCGCCAAACTCGAAGGTCTCGCCCAGGCAAACCCCGCCAAACTCAACTGGAAAGTTTCCATTGTTGACCTGCTCAAACTGCTCGATCTCGAATCCAGTTTCGAGGCGCGCAAGGAATTGGCGACTGAACTCGGTTGCCCTGCCGACCTGATGGGCGACTCAGCCAAGATGAACACTTGGTTACACAAGGAAGTTCTGCGCAAGATCGCCGCAAACGGCGGTAACATTCCGAAGGAATTGCTGGACTAA